Proteins co-encoded in one Bacillus paramycoides genomic window:
- a CDS encoding transcriptional regulator: MKKWNDKTKVTCSIAGIPFRVFCSQKGEFSFYITVWK, encoded by the coding sequence ATGAAAAAGTGGAATGATAAAACGAAAGTTACATGTTCTATAGCAGGTATTCCGTTTCGAGTATTTTGTAGTCAAAAAGGAGAATTTTCCTTTTATATAACAGTTTGGAAATAG
- a CDS encoding manganese efflux pump, whose amino-acid sequence MSTAGLFSIFLIGIASNLDNAGVGIAYGIRKIRISWLNNFIIAFFGFLFTLLAGFFGNWIALFISEFTANLIGAIVLGVIGVFILCQPFLGQRNTVSSNDGSVLMGILRDPEKADFDGSKTISFSEAIVLGIALSINNIAGGFDAGVTNLNLWLTATISGVFSFICISGFAYVGKRFLAAYLGKWATVIAGVLLILIGIDQLL is encoded by the coding sequence ATGAGTACGGCAGGTCTATTTTCAATTTTTTTAATCGGGATTGCTTCTAATTTAGATAATGCAGGTGTCGGGATTGCATATGGCATTCGTAAAATTCGAATTTCATGGCTTAACAATTTTATCATCGCATTTTTTGGTTTTTTATTTACTTTATTAGCTGGCTTTTTTGGAAACTGGATTGCGTTATTTATATCAGAGTTTACTGCAAACTTGATTGGAGCAATCGTTTTAGGGGTAATCGGGGTTTTTATTTTGTGCCAGCCTTTCTTGGGGCAAAGAAATACCGTAAGCTCTAACGATGGTAGTGTACTTATGGGAATTTTACGTGATCCAGAAAAAGCAGATTTTGATGGTTCTAAAACAATTAGTTTTTCAGAAGCAATTGTATTAGGGATTGCATTATCTATTAATAATATTGCAGGTGGATTTGACGCTGGGGTAACAAACTTGAATTTGTGGCTTACAGCAACTATTTCTGGGGTGTTTAGTTTTATTTGTATTAGTGGGTTTGCGTATGTAGGAAAACGATTTTTAGCAGCATACTTAGGGAAATGGGCTACTGTTATTGCGGGAGTTTTATTAATTCTTATTGGGATTGATCAGTTGTTGTAA
- the nagE gene encoding N-acetylglucosamine-specific PTS transporter subunit IIBC, translated as MLQFLQRIGKALMLPIAVLPAAGLLLRLGQEDVFNIPVMAQAGAAIFDNLALIFAIGVAIGLSVDGSGAAGLAGAIGYLVLQNTTNALSKTYSAAELNDKLKSVQDLVGSVDPTKLADTMTKVSKAAALTPKINMAILGGIIAGVVAGLLYNKFHKIKLPEWLGFFAGKRFVPIITSIVMLLLGLVFGQIWPTIQSGIDAVAHGIVNLGSIGAGLFGLLNRLLIPIGLHHVMNTYFWFVLGDFTNAAGDIVHGDIARFFAKDPSAGMFMTGFFPIMMFGLPAACFAMIAAAKPEKRKMVTGMLGGLALTSFLTGITEPIEFSFMFLSPVLYGIHAVLTGLSLFITTTLGIHDGFSFSAGAIDYFLNFGIATKPLLLAGIGLIYAAIYFVVFYFLIKKFDLKTPGREDEEEVAEGEEAPVAGSIGETYVAALGGKENLTVIDNCATRLRLQVKDAGQVNEAALKRAGAKGVMKLSNTSVQVIVGTNVESVADDMKKHV; from the coding sequence ATGTTGCAGTTTCTACAACGTATTGGTAAAGCGTTAATGCTTCCAATCGCCGTACTACCAGCAGCAGGATTATTGCTTCGCTTAGGACAAGAAGACGTATTTAACATTCCTGTTATGGCACAGGCCGGTGCAGCAATTTTTGATAATTTAGCACTTATTTTTGCAATTGGTGTTGCAATCGGTTTGTCTGTTGACGGTAGTGGAGCAGCTGGACTTGCCGGAGCAATCGGATATCTTGTTTTACAAAATACAACGAATGCTCTAAGTAAGACATATTCAGCAGCAGAGTTAAATGATAAATTAAAAAGTGTTCAAGATTTAGTCGGCTCAGTAGACCCAACTAAATTAGCAGATACAATGACAAAGGTTTCAAAAGCAGCGGCGTTAACGCCGAAAATTAATATGGCCATACTCGGTGGTATTATTGCAGGGGTTGTTGCAGGATTACTATACAACAAATTCCATAAGATTAAACTACCAGAATGGTTAGGATTCTTTGCAGGAAAACGCTTTGTACCAATCATTACTTCAATCGTAATGCTTCTTTTAGGATTAGTATTCGGTCAAATTTGGCCAACAATTCAAAGTGGTATTGATGCAGTAGCACATGGTATCGTGAACTTAGGTTCAATTGGTGCTGGGTTATTCGGATTATTAAACCGTTTATTAATTCCAATCGGTTTACACCACGTAATGAACACATACTTCTGGTTCGTACTTGGTGACTTTACAAATGCAGCTGGCGATATCGTTCATGGTGATATTGCACGCTTCTTTGCAAAAGATCCATCAGCAGGTATGTTCATGACTGGTTTCTTCCCAATTATGATGTTCGGTTTACCAGCAGCATGTTTCGCAATGATTGCGGCTGCTAAACCAGAAAAACGTAAAATGGTTACAGGTATGTTAGGTGGTTTAGCATTAACTTCATTCTTAACTGGTATTACAGAGCCAATTGAATTCTCATTCATGTTCTTATCACCAGTATTATATGGTATTCATGCTGTATTAACAGGTCTGTCTCTATTCATTACAACAACACTTGGCATTCACGATGGTTTCTCATTTAGTGCCGGAGCAATCGATTACTTCTTAAACTTCGGTATTGCAACAAAACCATTGTTACTAGCAGGAATCGGTTTAATTTACGCAGCAATTTACTTTGTAGTATTCTACTTCTTAATTAAGAAGTTCGACCTAAAAACTCCTGGTCGTGAAGATGAAGAGGAAGTAGCTGAAGGCGAAGAAGCTCCAGTTGCAGGTTCAATTGGTGAAACTTACGTAGCAGCTTTAGGTGGAAAAGAAAACTTAACAGTTATTGATAACTGTGCAACACGTCTACGCTTACAAGTGAAAGATGCTGGTCAAGTAAACGAAGCAGCATTAAAACGTGCTGGTGCGAAAGGTGTTATGAAATTAAGTAACACGAGTGTTCAAGTTATCGTAGGTACAAATGTTGAATCTGTTGCCGATGATATGAAAAAACACGTATAA
- the glsA gene encoding glutaminase A — translation MQCIKTNNLQQLLEQVKPYTKKGKLATYIPELGNANPDDLGIAIFHKETEYIHAGNSQTLFTLQSISKVITLALALLDRGEEYVFSKVGMEPTGDPFNSIIKLETTSPSKPLNPMINAGALAITSMLAGKDNEEKMERILHFVREITDNPTINYSSKVANSELETAYLNRSLCYYMKQNGIIDCDIEELMDLYTRQCAVEVNCIDLARIGLIFAMDGYDPYKKKQIIPKHITKICKTFMVTCGMYNESGEFAIRVGIPAKSGVAGGIFGCVKGEMGIGIFGPALDANGNSIAGFKILELLSAQEGWSIF, via the coding sequence ATGCAGTGCATTAAAACAAACAACTTACAACAGTTGTTAGAACAAGTAAAACCATATACAAAAAAAGGAAAGCTTGCTACTTATATCCCCGAACTAGGAAATGCGAATCCAGATGATTTAGGGATTGCCATTTTCCATAAAGAAACAGAATACATCCATGCTGGCAACTCACAAACACTATTTACTCTTCAAAGTATTTCAAAAGTAATTACACTTGCACTTGCCCTTTTAGATCGTGGTGAAGAATATGTATTTTCTAAAGTTGGAATGGAACCAACTGGTGATCCATTTAACTCTATTATTAAGTTAGAAACGACAAGTCCTTCTAAACCACTTAATCCAATGATTAATGCAGGGGCACTAGCTATTACAAGCATGTTAGCAGGAAAAGATAATGAAGAAAAAATGGAGCGCATCCTTCATTTCGTACGTGAAATAACAGATAATCCTACTATTAATTATTCTTCTAAAGTTGCCAATTCAGAATTAGAGACAGCTTACTTAAACCGTTCACTTTGCTACTATATGAAACAAAACGGCATTATCGATTGTGACATCGAAGAACTTATGGATTTATACACTCGTCAATGTGCAGTTGAAGTAAACTGTATCGATTTAGCACGTATCGGCTTAATTTTTGCGATGGATGGCTATGATCCATATAAGAAAAAACAAATTATCCCTAAACACATTACAAAAATCTGTAAAACATTTATGGTCACATGCGGCATGTATAACGAGTCTGGCGAATTTGCAATTCGCGTTGGTATCCCAGCAAAAAGTGGTGTAGCTGGTGGTATTTTCGGCTGCGTAAAAGGAGAAATGGGAATCGGTATTTTCGGACCAGCTTTAGATGCAAACGGAAATAGTATCGCTGGTTTTAAAATTCTTGAACTTCTTTCTGCTCAAGAAGGTTGGAGCATTTTTTAA
- a CDS encoding amino acid permease — translation MMDQNQGLKRELKSRHIFMIALGGVIGTGLFLGSGYTIHEAGPGGAIVAYLVGGFVMYLTMLCLGELAVAMPDAGSYQTYATKHISPAAGYVVGWMSWLNWSATIGIELIAVSILMKRWFPDVPSWIWCVVFAVLLFAINALSSRSFAEVEFWFASIKVITIIAFIILGGAAMFGFLDMKGNEPAPMFSSFTDYGGLFPNGLSAILITMIAVNFSFQGTELVGIAAGESENPEKTIPKAINNTVWRILVFFVLSIFILAGLFPWQQAGVIESPFVVVFDKIGIPYAADIINFVIITAVLSVANSGLYATSRMLWSMSNQGMISPIFGKLSKNGVPIYALIVSTIVGCLSLLSGIYAEDTVYLWLLSIAGFGAILVWASIALSNLLARRSYVKQGGDVKDLKFKTPLYPFVPLLALVLNITVIVGMAFIPEQRMALYCGIPFMIVCLLFYRATRNKGSNLEHIEKTKTTEIESL, via the coding sequence ATGATGGATCAAAACCAAGGATTAAAAAGGGAATTGAAAAGCAGACACATATTTATGATTGCACTTGGAGGAGTTATTGGTACTGGACTTTTTTTAGGATCGGGGTATACAATTCATGAAGCTGGGCCTGGAGGAGCGATTGTAGCTTATCTTGTTGGAGGATTTGTTATGTATTTAACGATGCTCTGTCTCGGAGAATTAGCTGTTGCGATGCCTGACGCAGGATCTTATCAAACGTATGCTACGAAGCATATTTCCCCTGCAGCGGGTTATGTAGTCGGATGGATGTCGTGGCTAAACTGGTCGGCTACAATAGGTATTGAACTAATTGCAGTTAGTATTTTAATGAAACGATGGTTTCCTGATGTACCGTCTTGGATTTGGTGCGTAGTGTTTGCGGTACTACTTTTTGCTATTAACGCGTTATCTTCAAGAAGTTTTGCAGAAGTTGAATTTTGGTTTGCAAGTATTAAAGTCATTACAATCATTGCATTTATTATTTTGGGCGGGGCAGCAATGTTTGGTTTTCTAGATATGAAAGGAAATGAACCAGCACCAATGTTTTCTAGCTTTACTGATTATGGTGGGTTGTTTCCAAATGGATTATCCGCTATTTTAATTACGATGATTGCTGTTAATTTTTCCTTCCAAGGAACAGAGCTAGTTGGTATTGCAGCTGGAGAGAGTGAAAATCCAGAAAAAACAATCCCGAAGGCAATTAATAATACGGTTTGGCGTATACTTGTGTTCTTTGTATTATCTATTTTCATTCTTGCAGGATTATTCCCATGGCAACAAGCAGGAGTGATAGAAAGTCCATTCGTAGTTGTATTTGATAAAATTGGTATTCCTTATGCAGCCGATATTATCAATTTCGTTATCATTACAGCAGTATTATCCGTTGCGAATTCAGGATTATATGCAACTTCTCGTATGCTATGGTCTATGTCTAATCAAGGAATGATTAGTCCAATTTTTGGTAAGTTATCTAAAAATGGTGTTCCTATTTATGCGTTGATTGTAAGTACGATTGTAGGTTGTCTTTCATTACTATCAGGTATTTATGCGGAAGATACAGTTTATTTATGGCTACTTTCTATTGCCGGGTTCGGAGCGATATTAGTTTGGGCATCTATTGCTCTATCTAACTTATTAGCTAGAAGGTCATATGTGAAGCAGGGCGGGGATGTGAAGGACTTGAAATTTAAAACACCGCTGTATCCATTCGTACCACTGCTTGCGTTAGTATTAAATATAACAGTAATTGTAGGTATGGCCTTTATTCCAGAACAAAGAATGGCATTGTATTGTGGTATTCCCTTTATGATTGTTTGTTTACTGTTTTACCGTGCGACAAGAAATAAGGGGAGTAACTTAGAGCATATTGAAAAGACAAAGACAACAGAAATAGAGAGTTTATAA
- a CDS encoding DUF3969 family protein, which produces MKLIFQMEKQPVLEKTILLFILSIVESLKLKVVSLDEAHRYIFNLEVLELLMDRNIDDQVLELIHFGMGLEDIHHVLPEELEHTIEELKWLCIQVLSEYSMHEESEQLIEDIR; this is translated from the coding sequence ATGAAACTAATATTTCAGATGGAAAAACAGCCTGTTCTTGAAAAAACAATTCTTCTCTTTATATTGAGTATTGTAGAAAGCTTGAAGTTAAAAGTGGTTTCACTCGATGAAGCTCACCGATACATATTCAATTTAGAAGTACTTGAGCTATTAATGGACCGGAACATCGATGATCAAGTACTTGAACTTATTCATTTCGGAATGGGACTTGAAGACATTCATCATGTACTTCCTGAAGAACTTGAACATACGATTGAAGAATTAAAGTGGCTTTGCATTCAAGTGTTAAGTGAATACAGCATGCACGAAGAATCTGAACAACTAATTGAAGATATACGCTAA
- a CDS encoding serine hydrolase domain-containing protein gives MDQEKNNANGKSSRPIVYIKRTIILVLLFSLVYFMYTKIVAHNKKEETLKAAAEMKKQEELKKKEEERKKQEAQKQKEQEEQVKQAQAVEKPAEGPPQEINENAQLDQYLQNAGFSGTAVIVKNGKVLLNKGYGMANKEKQVPNNSETTFYIGSISKAFVATAIMQLKDQNKLNVEDTVAKYIPDFPQGNGIQLKHLLTHTSGIPEYEQGTEDISHEELIKRIGNQKRVGGPGEKWKYSDSNYSILAYIAEKVSGQPLEEYIKQHIFAPAGMKHSGFGRELEQTRFPSTGYKIVNNNMTTPNIPSMSQLYGCGDIYTSAHDLYLFNEALFSGKLISKESYDQMFTGGKKDYGFGWYVDPGSYSNHGVMPGWNCLNGFSKNGSVYVVLLSNIQNNIKSFGKVNNDIYTMLRNIEV, from the coding sequence ATGGATCAGGAAAAAAATAATGCGAATGGGAAATCAAGTCGGCCGATTGTATACATAAAAAGAACAATCATTCTCGTCCTACTATTTTCACTTGTATATTTCATGTATACAAAAATTGTTGCGCATAATAAGAAAGAAGAAACTTTAAAAGCAGCGGCAGAAATGAAAAAACAAGAAGAGCTGAAAAAGAAAGAAGAAGAAAGAAAGAAGCAAGAAGCACAAAAACAAAAAGAGCAGGAAGAACAAGTGAAGCAAGCACAAGCTGTGGAAAAGCCCGCTGAGGGACCACCTCAAGAAATTAATGAAAATGCTCAATTAGATCAATATTTACAAAACGCAGGATTTAGCGGGACAGCTGTTATTGTGAAGAACGGAAAAGTTCTTTTGAATAAAGGGTACGGTATGGCGAACAAAGAGAAACAAGTACCGAATAATTCAGAGACAACTTTTTATATTGGTTCTATTTCAAAGGCATTTGTAGCGACTGCTATTATGCAATTAAAGGATCAAAATAAATTAAATGTAGAGGATACGGTTGCAAAGTATATTCCAGATTTCCCTCAAGGTAATGGGATTCAGTTAAAGCATTTACTAACACATACATCAGGAATTCCAGAGTATGAGCAGGGAACAGAGGATATTTCGCATGAAGAACTGATAAAACGAATAGGAAACCAAAAGCGTGTTGGGGGTCCAGGGGAGAAATGGAAGTATTCGGATTCGAACTACTCTATACTTGCTTACATTGCCGAGAAAGTAAGTGGCCAACCGTTAGAAGAATATATTAAGCAGCATATTTTTGCACCTGCTGGTATGAAACATTCTGGTTTTGGTAGAGAGTTAGAACAAACAAGATTCCCATCAACGGGTTATAAAATAGTAAATAACAATATGACAACACCTAATATTCCAAGTATGTCACAACTATATGGTTGTGGTGATATATATACAAGCGCACATGATTTATATTTATTTAATGAAGCACTCTTCTCTGGAAAGTTAATTTCAAAAGAGAGTTATGATCAAATGTTTACAGGCGGAAAAAAAGATTATGGATTTGGTTGGTATGTAGACCCGGGAAGTTATTCGAATCACGGTGTCATGCCAGGATGGAATTGTTTAAATGGATTTAGTAAAAACGGAAGTGTTTATGTCGTTTTATTATCTAACATTCAAAATAACATTAAATCGTTTGGTAAAGTGAATAACGACATTTATACGATGTTGCGAAATATTGAAGTGTAA
- a CDS encoding acetylornithine deacetylase has translation MNEEVSQLLEQIDLRKDELLELTKTLIRFETPAPPARNTNVAQEFVAQFLRKRNFSVDKWDVYPNDPNVVGVKKGIESDTHKSLIINGHMDVAEISADEAWETNPFEPFIRDGWLVGRGAADMKGGLAGALFAIQLLQEAGIELPGDLIFQSVIGEEVGEAGTLQCCKRGYDADFAVVVDTSDLHMQGQGGVITGWITVKSPQTFHDATRRQMIHAGGRLFGASAIEKMMKIVQSLQELERHWAVMKTYEGYPSGTTTINPAVIEGGRHAAFIADECRLWITVHFYPNETHEQIIKEIEEYIGKVAAADPWLSENPPQFKWGGESMIVDRGEIFPSLEIDSEHAAVKTLSSVHETILSKNAILDMSATVTDGGWFSEFHIPAVIYGPGTLEEAHSINEKVEVEQLIEFTKVITAFIYEWCHTKK, from the coding sequence ATGAATGAAGAAGTTTCACAGCTATTAGAACAGATTGATCTACGAAAAGATGAGTTACTAGAGCTTACAAAAACATTAATTCGCTTTGAAACACCAGCACCGCCGGCGAGAAATACAAATGTGGCGCAAGAATTTGTTGCACAGTTTCTAAGAAAACGAAATTTTAGTGTTGATAAATGGGATGTATATCCGAATGATCCGAACGTTGTTGGGGTGAAAAAAGGGATAGAAAGTGACACACATAAAAGTCTTATTATTAATGGGCATATGGATGTAGCGGAAATATCAGCAGATGAGGCGTGGGAAACGAATCCGTTTGAGCCATTTATAAGAGATGGTTGGTTAGTTGGACGTGGTGCGGCAGATATGAAAGGGGGACTAGCTGGGGCATTATTTGCTATTCAGCTTTTACAAGAAGCAGGCATTGAATTGCCTGGAGATTTAATCTTTCAATCCGTAATCGGGGAAGAAGTTGGGGAGGCAGGTACGCTTCAATGTTGCAAAAGGGGGTATGATGCTGATTTTGCAGTCGTAGTGGATACGAGTGATTTACATATGCAAGGACAGGGCGGCGTAATTACTGGATGGATTACTGTGAAAAGCCCCCAAACGTTTCATGATGCAACACGCAGACAAATGATTCATGCTGGAGGACGTTTATTCGGAGCGAGTGCGATTGAAAAAATGATGAAAATTGTACAAAGTTTACAAGAATTAGAGCGTCATTGGGCGGTTATGAAAACATATGAAGGCTATCCGTCTGGAACAACAACAATTAATCCAGCTGTTATTGAGGGCGGACGACATGCAGCGTTTATTGCCGATGAGTGCCGATTATGGATCACGGTGCACTTTTATCCGAATGAAACACATGAACAAATAATAAAAGAAATTGAAGAGTATATTGGGAAAGTAGCGGCTGCCGATCCGTGGTTAAGTGAAAATCCACCACAATTTAAGTGGGGCGGAGAATCAATGATTGTGGATCGTGGCGAAATTTTTCCTTCTTTAGAAATAGATAGTGAACATGCAGCTGTAAAAACGCTTAGCTCAGTACACGAAACAATTTTATCTAAAAATGCAATTTTAGATATGTCTGCAACGGTAACGGACGGTGGTTGGTTTAGTGAATTTCATATTCCGGCTGTTATTTACGGACCAGGTACATTAGAAGAAGCTCATTCAATAAATGAGAAAGTTGAAGTAGAACAGTTAATTGAATTTACAAAAGTAATAACAGCATTTATATATGAATGGTGTCATACGAAAAAATAG
- a CDS encoding helix-turn-helix domain-containing protein yields the protein MPKENPNERLSRLIKKLLKERALSMRQLGMLTNIDPATISRIMNGKQPPKQKHLQKFAECLQVPPQLFFDEMYPDSPHINKEKTDMYTSLDTIQQTLQSSNLFDFDYTTTRVKQELESYERYAQTAEGEKRIHESFASKLEQIDSAGPFIEQLTDMYQQFCNETNPREERAVLGGALLYFILSTDIIPDYLFPIGYLDDAIAVELAKEKLIELKRKT from the coding sequence ATGCCTAAAGAAAATCCAAATGAGCGGCTTAGTAGATTAATAAAAAAACTTTTAAAAGAACGTGCCTTATCTATGCGCCAACTCGGAATGCTGACGAATATTGATCCCGCAACAATTTCAAGAATTATGAATGGTAAACAACCGCCAAAGCAAAAGCATCTACAAAAATTTGCAGAATGTCTGCAAGTTCCACCTCAATTGTTTTTTGATGAAATGTATCCTGATTCTCCTCACATTAATAAGGAAAAGACGGATATGTACACATCCCTTGATACAATTCAACAAACGCTGCAATCCTCTAACTTATTCGATTTCGACTACACAACAACTCGCGTAAAACAAGAACTTGAAAGCTATGAACGATATGCTCAAACAGCAGAAGGTGAAAAACGTATCCATGAAAGTTTCGCGAGCAAATTAGAACAAATTGATAGTGCTGGTCCTTTCATTGAACAATTAACGGATATGTATCAACAATTTTGCAATGAAACTAATCCAAGAGAAGAGCGTGCAGTTCTTGGAGGTGCATTACTGTATTTCATTTTATCGACAGATATTATTCCCGATTACCTCTTTCCAATTGGCTATTTAGATGATGCAATTGCTGTTGAATTAGCAAAAGAGAAATTAATCGAACTCAAACGAAAGACATAG
- a CDS encoding sigma-54 interaction domain-containing protein encodes MRTEEINLKQIIEMNMLYETLLNELDIGIHIINEESKTIIYNRKMMEIESMERSAVLYKSPLEVFAFEENKNSTLIEALKLGKTNKNIKQTYFNNKGQEITTINNTFPIIENGKIKGAIEISTEINHSKQTMKTSLSRKQNNKFTFDHIIGDSSAIQSVITEAKRVIRTSSSILLVGETGTGKELFAQSIHNESQRSTKPFISQNCAAIPDTLMESLLFGTNRGAFTGAIDKAGLFEEANGGTLLLDEINSLSPALQAKLLRAIQEKTIRRIGGTQEKEIDVRIIATINEDPLEAITHNRLREDLYYRLSVVTLCLPPLRERKEDIPALVQHFIEKYNIQFGLSVTDVDVHVREFLYAYDWPGNVRELEHIIEGSMNLVEDETIITAFHLPTRFRERIKKEFNTEPFLTNNNTDTPKTLKHTIEEMEKNYINQILKEYHGNISQAAKFLGLSRQNLQYRIKKLHLHI; translated from the coding sequence ATGCGTACAGAAGAAATTAATTTAAAACAGATCATTGAAATGAATATGCTATATGAAACTTTACTCAATGAGCTCGATATCGGGATTCATATTATTAATGAGGAAAGTAAAACGATTATCTACAACCGCAAAATGATGGAAATTGAATCAATGGAACGCTCAGCTGTATTATATAAAAGTCCTTTAGAAGTATTTGCATTTGAAGAAAATAAAAATAGTACTCTTATAGAGGCATTAAAATTAGGAAAAACAAACAAAAATATAAAACAAACGTATTTTAATAATAAAGGGCAAGAAATTACAACGATTAATAATACTTTCCCTATAATAGAAAACGGAAAAATTAAAGGCGCTATTGAAATTTCAACAGAGATTAATCATTCCAAACAAACAATGAAAACAAGCCTTTCTCGAAAACAAAATAATAAGTTTACCTTTGATCACATAATCGGTGATTCTAGTGCGATTCAATCCGTCATTACAGAAGCTAAAAGAGTTATTCGTACATCCTCCTCCATACTTCTCGTAGGGGAAACGGGGACCGGTAAAGAACTATTTGCACAAAGTATCCATAACGAAAGTCAGCGTTCAACAAAACCATTTATTTCACAAAACTGTGCCGCTATACCTGATACACTCATGGAAAGCTTATTATTTGGTACGAACCGAGGTGCATTTACAGGAGCTATCGATAAAGCTGGTTTATTTGAAGAAGCGAACGGAGGAACTTTGTTATTAGATGAGATCAACTCATTAAGTCCAGCACTTCAAGCGAAGTTACTGCGAGCTATACAAGAAAAAACAATACGAAGAATCGGAGGCACACAAGAAAAAGAAATTGACGTTCGCATTATAGCAACTATTAATGAAGACCCTCTTGAAGCTATTACACACAATCGATTACGAGAAGACTTATATTATCGATTAAGCGTCGTTACTTTATGTCTTCCGCCTTTACGTGAACGAAAAGAAGATATTCCGGCTCTTGTTCAGCACTTTATCGAAAAATACAACATTCAATTTGGACTTAGTGTAACAGATGTAGATGTGCATGTAAGAGAATTTTTGTATGCATATGATTGGCCTGGAAACGTAAGAGAATTGGAACATATCATTGAAGGTTCAATGAATTTAGTTGAAGATGAAACCATCATTACAGCGTTTCACCTTCCCACTCGCTTTCGCGAACGAATAAAAAAAGAATTCAATACGGAACCTTTCTTAACTAATAACAATACTGATACGCCTAAAACGTTAAAGCACACAATAGAAGAAATGGAAAAAAACTACATCAATCAAATTCTAAAAGAGTATCACGGGAATATCTCACAAGCTGCAAAATTTTTAGGATTAAGTAGACAAAACTTACAATATCGAATTAAAAAACTGCATTTACACATATGA